A stretch of DNA from Arachis hypogaea cultivar Tifrunner chromosome 19, arahy.Tifrunner.gnm2.J5K5, whole genome shotgun sequence:
GCCATGCGACCACTAGTGACTCGGTTGATGGGAAGTCTGTTCAAAATTCTTTGATACAGCAAGAGAAAAAACCAATAAGGCCTCTGTCCCCATGGATTACTGATATATTGCTGGCTGCACCTGTAGGCATTAGAAGTGACTATTTCAGATGGTGAGTGTTCTTTTAAAAAAAGTCCGAAATATGCATAACGAGCTAGCAGCATATTATTTAGCCCATTGAATTCGGTAGATGATGTTAAtcttgtatgtatgtgtgctttaGCTAGTTCTAGGGGTTTCATGGTCCTGCTTGATTCAGCTTGAAGGTTTGACCTTAAAGTCAACCATATTTCTTGGTACACAAATTTCAGAAACCAAACTAAAACAAACACCAACTTTCAAACCAAGGAGTGCTTACGAAGATATGTATAGCTCACCACCATTAGGAGAACTTGAGAGTTGAACCCAAGTCATGGTCATATGTGAGCAAAAGACTGATCAGATGAACCAACCTATGTCAGTTGATCCCATTGCGCTTGCAACAATATTTATGTGTTGATCTACCTGCTATTTGAGGGAATGTTTGAAAGTTAGTTCGAGTGGAGTACCAATTGCCATTCTTAATCCTTTTATGTGAAGTTATACACTGCATTCAAAAGTTTTGTCAAGTAACCATGGGAAATTAAAATAAGTTTAGAACAGCAATTATTTCACTATAAGAACAATTTATTTAATATGTAACATATAAGAGGATGGGAATCCACTCCTAGAGCTATGTAACCAAGAGGAAAAACATCCTAGGTGTTGACTGGGCTAGGCCTTATCCTTGGGGACACGTTAGGAACTGTATCGTGTATGTTTTAACTGAGGCCAAGGGTCTGCAATTTCTTCTTTGTTCTACTTTATTAATTTGAACTATTTCCTGTTTACCATATTATCGTTATTCCTGGTACTAAGTACATTTTGCTGATGTCAATGGATCTTGCCATCTATGTTCACAGGTGCAGTGGTGTTATGGGTAAATATGCTGCAGGAGAACTCAAGCCCCCAACAACTGGTACATTGAATTCCAGTTATTTAATATAGAAGTTCTGTCAATGAAATTTATGCATCATAATATGTGCCTCATAACACGGATTAGGCATTGGCCTACATGTTCATGTTCATCTTCcctgtttttattttatctacaCTATCACATCTACCACTTTCTCAGTTAATCCAAAATTGATAAGATCTTgttgatctattaatttttcaAGACTATTCCTAAGTTAATGTTCTCATGCATGAATTTTCTCTTAGCTTCTTCACGTGGTTCCGGGAAGCATCCTCAACTTGTGCCTTCGACTCCAAGATGGGCTGTTGCCAATGGTGCCGGTGTTATATTAAGTGTTTGTGATGATGAAGTTGCTCGCTATGAGACTGCTACTTTAACAGCAGCTGCTGTCCCTGCCCTTTTGCTTCCTCCACCAACAACAGCTCTAGATGAGCATCTAGTTGCTGGATTACCAGCTCTAGAGCCATATGCACGCTTATTTCATAGGTTATTCTAGACTCAATACTTTTTGTGTTATTTACTTGTTCATAAAGTCATCTGCCTGCGTAAATGTATACACATGACTTTTGCAGATACTATGCCATTGCTACTCCAAGTGCTACACAGAGACTTCTTCTTGGACTCTTAGAAGCACCACCATCATGGGCCCCAGATGCACTTGATGCTGCTGTACAGCTTGTGGAGCTTCTTCGAGCTGCTGAAGATTATGCTTCAGGCATAAGGGTAATAAACTATAAAATCTTAtagcaaaatcacaaaataatttGTTGCTACATTAATGAAAACCTAAGTTAATATTTTGGCAAGTATGAGTAAGTTGCTTGATTTTTGGATCAAGAAGAAAAGTTGCACTCTTATTTCTAAAATAATTGTGTATTGTGATGTTTTCATTTGAAGAAACCTTGTGAAAGACTTAAAGCTAATTGGCTGATGAACTTTACTGTTCCTTTGATGCAGCTTCCTAGAAATTGGATGCATTTGCATTTCTTGCGTGCAATAGGGACTGCAATGTCCATGAGAGCAGGCATAGCTGCTGATGCCGCAGCAGCTTTGCTTTTTCGTGTACTTTCCCAGCCCGCATTACTTTTCCCACCTCTTAGGCAAGTTGATGGAGTAGAAGTCCAACATGAACCCTTGGGTGGTTATATCTCTTCCTACAAAAAGCAGGTTGTTAGTTTTTGTcagttacatatatttttttcattcttattttGTAAACCACATCAGAAAAATTCTTTCCACATGCTGAAATTTATAAGTGTTGATCAGATAGAAGTTCCTGCAGCAGAAGCCTCCATGGAGGCTACTGCACAAGGCATCGCATCCATGCTGTGTGCACATGGCCCAGAGGTTGAATGGAGAATTTGCACCATTTGGGAAGCTGCTTATGGCCTGATTCCTACAAGTTCCTCAGCTGTTGATCTTCCAGAGATTATAGTTGCAACTCCACTACAACCTCCTATACTATCATGGAATTTATACATCCCCCTACTTAAGGTCCTCGAATACCTTCCACGCGGAAGCCCATCGGAGGCATGTCTTATGAAAATATTTGCTGCTACAGTGGAAGCTATTCTTCAGAGGACCTTTCCGTCTGACACCACTAGAGAACAAAACAGAAAATCAAAGTACCTCTTTGGAGTGGGGTCTGCCTCCAAAAACCTTGCTGTAGCAGAACTCCGCACGATGGTTCATTCACTTTTCTTAGAATCATGTGCTTCTGTTGAGCTCGCCTCACGCCTGCTTTTCGTAGTCTTAACTGTCTGCGTTAGTCATGAAGCACAATTCAGCGGAAGCAAGAGGCCGAGAGGTGAGGACAATTATTCAGCCGAGGAAATcattgaggacttgcatgctGTGTCTGAAATTCAGAAAGAAACTAGAAATAGGAAAATGAAGAAGCAAGGTCCTATAGCAGCATTTGATTCTTATGTTCTGGCTGCTGTTTGTGCTCTTGCCTGTGAGCTTCAATTGTTCCCTCTGATTTCACGGGGGAATAATCATTCAGATTCCAACAATGTAAAAGATATAGCCAAGCCTTTTAGAATAAATGGAACGTCACATGAGTTGCAGAACGGCGTAGACTCAGCTATACGCCATACTCACAGAATCTTAGCAATTTTGGAGGCTTTGTTTTCATTGAAGCCGTCATCAGTTGGCACTCCATGGAGTTACAGCTCAAATGAGATAGTCGCTGCAGCTATGGTTGCTGCACATGTCTCTGAACTATTTAGACGGTCCAAAGCTTGCATGCATGCTCTTTCTGTTCTGATTCGGTGCAAATGGGACAATGAAATTCACTCCAGAGCATCATCCTTGTATAATCTCATAGATATTCATAGCAAAGCCGTAGCGTCTATAGTTATCAAAGCAGAGCCATTAGAAGCTACGTTAATTCATGCACCTACTTGGAAGGACTCTGTTGTTTCTCTTGGTAGTAAAAGACACAATCAGTGTGAAAGTAGTAGCTGCTTTGACCCTAGGCAAACATCTATTACTACTTTGGAAGATTCGGGTCCATCAAAACTTAACCGCAAATCTGATAAAACTTCTTGTTCAAATGAAGCATCAGGAGGGTGTACCTTAGGTAAAGGTGTCACAGGTTTTCCATTGGATGCTTCTGATCTCGCCAACTTTCTTACAATGGACAGACATATAGGATTGAGTTGCAATGCACAAATTTTCCTCAGATCCATGCTGGCAGAGAAACAAGAATTATGCTTCTCTGTTGTTTCACTACTATGGCACAAGTTGATTGCTTCCCCTGAAACTCAACCTTGTGCAGAAAGCACTTCTGCCCAACAGGGCTGGAGGCAGGTACAAGTGCACAAATTGTACATTACAAACTGTGTTATccttttttctttatgtttttggtgattcttttaaATTGACCTAGAGTTCTGAAACCAAACTTTTGTTGATATAACAATTATGATTTTGTTAATCATGGGGAGATAGACTttttaaaaggagaaaaagattATTGAAAATGAGACAAAGACAATACCCCAATAAGAGACATTAAAAAGCTTTTTATAGTCGATTCAGATAGCAAGATATGTCATTAATTTCCTTAGTGCTGCTAAAAAGGATCATTACtgggttttattttatttatttatttattttttatgtaggtTGTTGATGCATTATGCAATGTTGTATCAGCGTCACCAACAAAAGCAGCAACAGCAGTTGTTCTTCAGGTCCAAATTTCGCCTTATTacctttaatttatttaatcataaTTTAAAAGAATGAGTATATAATTGACAAGAAGAATTAAGAATTACTTTTAGAATTGCCTCATAATGCCTATGAAGTTCAAATATCTGATGCTGAAGATCTCACCTATACTTTCTTTATCAGTTGTCTTTTTCTGTATTATCTTTGTTTCGAAAATTTCATCTGTTTAGTCACTTTCTGCGGCTTGTTGCTTGTCAGGCGGAGAGGGAATTGCAGCCATGGATTGCCAAGGATGATGATCTGGGTCAGAAGATGTGGAGAGTCAATCAGCGGATCGTGAAATTGATAGTGGAGCTAATGAGGAATCATGATAGTGCAGAGTCATTGGTAATTTTGGCAAGTGCGTCAGATTTGCTGCTACGAGCCACAGATGGTATGCTGGTTGATGGAGAAGCTTGTACTTTACCACAGCTGGAGGTAGCATTTTACAACATTAgcttttctttgattttgaagtTCAATTCAGT
This window harbors:
- the LOC112776713 gene encoding protein GIGANTEA isoform X1, whose product is MSSSSMAASNERWIDRLQYSSLFWPPPPDGQQRKDQIAAYVEFFIQFTSEQFADDIAELIRNRYPSQEILLFDDVLATFVLHHPEHGHAVVLPIISCIIDGTIVYYKSSPPFASFISLVSPKSENEYSEQWALACGEILRILTHYNRPIFKTERQYGESERSSSGSHATTSDSVDGKSVQNSLIQQEKKPIRPLSPWITDILLAAPVGIRSDYFRWCSGVMGKYAAGELKPPTTASSRGSGKHPQLVPSTPRWAVANGAGVILSVCDDEVARYETATLTAAAVPALLLPPPTTALDEHLVAGLPALEPYARLFHRYYAIATPSATQRLLLGLLEAPPSWAPDALDAAVQLVELLRAAEDYASGIRLPRNWMHLHFLRAIGTAMSMRAGIAADAAAALLFRVLSQPALLFPPLRQVDGVEVQHEPLGGYISSYKKQIEVPAAEASMEATAQGIASMLCAHGPEVEWRICTIWEAAYGLIPTSSSAVDLPEIIVATPLQPPILSWNLYIPLLKVLEYLPRGSPSEACLMKIFAATVEAILQRTFPSDTTREQNRKSKYLFGVGSASKNLAVAELRTMVHSLFLESCASVELASRLLFVVLTVCVSHEAQFSGSKRPRGEDNYSAEEIIEDLHAVSEIQKETRNRKMKKQGPIAAFDSYVLAAVCALACELQLFPLISRGNNHSDSNNVKDIAKPFRINGTSHELQNGVDSAIRHTHRILAILEALFSLKPSSVGTPWSYSSNEIVAAAMVAAHVSELFRRSKACMHALSVLIRCKWDNEIHSRASSLYNLIDIHSKAVASIVIKAEPLEATLIHAPTWKDSVVSLGSKRHNQCESSSCFDPRQTSITTLEDSGPSKLNRKSDKTSCSNEASGGCTLGKGVTGFPLDASDLANFLTMDRHIGLSCNAQIFLRSMLAEKQELCFSVVSLLWHKLIASPETQPCAESTSAQQGWRQVVDALCNVVSASPTKAATAVVLQAERELQPWIAKDDDLGQKMWRVNQRIVKLIVELMRNHDSAESLVILASASDLLLRATDGMLVDGEACTLPQLELLEVTARAVQPVLELGESGLAVADGLSNLLKCRLSATVRCLSHPSAHVRALSISVLRDILHTGSIRSGPKPPQINGIPDPSYPYFNLDVTDWQADIEKCLTWEAHSGLSNELSIKYLNTAAKELGCTITI
- the LOC112776713 gene encoding protein GIGANTEA isoform X2, with the translated sequence MGKYAAGELKPPTTASSRGSGKHPQLVPSTPRWAVANGAGVILSVCDDEVARYETATLTAAAVPALLLPPPTTALDEHLVAGLPALEPYARLFHRYYAIATPSATQRLLLGLLEAPPSWAPDALDAAVQLVELLRAAEDYASGIRLPRNWMHLHFLRAIGTAMSMRAGIAADAAAALLFRVLSQPALLFPPLRQVDGVEVQHEPLGGYISSYKKQIEVPAAEASMEATAQGIASMLCAHGPEVEWRICTIWEAAYGLIPTSSSAVDLPEIIVATPLQPPILSWNLYIPLLKVLEYLPRGSPSEACLMKIFAATVEAILQRTFPSDTTREQNRKSKYLFGVGSASKNLAVAELRTMVHSLFLESCASVELASRLLFVVLTVCVSHEAQFSGSKRPRGEDNYSAEEIIEDLHAVSEIQKETRNRKMKKQGPIAAFDSYVLAAVCALACELQLFPLISRGNNHSDSNNVKDIAKPFRINGTSHELQNGVDSAIRHTHRILAILEALFSLKPSSVGTPWSYSSNEIVAAAMVAAHVSELFRRSKACMHALSVLIRCKWDNEIHSRASSLYNLIDIHSKAVASIVIKAEPLEATLIHAPTWKDSVVSLGSKRHNQCESSSCFDPRQTSITTLEDSGPSKLNRKSDKTSCSNEASGGCTLGKGVTGFPLDASDLANFLTMDRHIGLSCNAQIFLRSMLAEKQELCFSVVSLLWHKLIASPETQPCAESTSAQQGWRQVVDALCNVVSASPTKAATAVVLQAERELQPWIAKDDDLGQKMWRVNQRIVKLIVELMRNHDSAESLVILASASDLLLRATDGMLVDGEACTLPQLELLEVTARAVQPVLELGESGLAVADGLSNLLKCRLSATVRCLSHPSAHVRALSISVLRDILHTGSIRSGPKPPQINGIPDPSYPYFNLDVTDWQADIEKCLTWEAHSGLSNELSIKYLNTAAKELGCTITI